The proteins below come from a single Esox lucius isolate fEsoLuc1 chromosome 7, fEsoLuc1.pri, whole genome shotgun sequence genomic window:
- the LOC105028494 gene encoding cytochrome c oxidase assembly factor 4 homolog, mitochondrial has translation MSTPSPHDRSQRPGADQEEDPVDQMISRTGCGELHYAVQDCMAEHQDWRRCQGQVQTFKDCMATFQKARKEQLMKQANAPPTQSA, from the coding sequence ATGTCTACCCCTTCACCACACGACCGCAGCCAACGCCCCGGTGCTGACCAGGAGGAGGACCCTGTGGACCAGATGATCAGCAGGACAGGCTGCGGGGAGCTGCACTACGCCGTCCAGGATTGCATGGCCGAGCACCAGGACTGGAGGAGGTGCCAGGGTCAAGTGCAGACCTTCAAAGACTGTATGGCGACCTTTCAAAAGGCCCGGAAGGAGCAGCTGATGAAACAGGCTAATGCCCCGCCTACACAGTCAGCTTAA